The Panacibacter microcysteis genome includes a window with the following:
- a CDS encoding cytochrome c oxidase subunit 3 — MSTTTATAPTKYWSGGKSPFNVEYGKLMMWYFLMSDAFTFGAFLIAYGTTRFATTGWPDPNEVFQSFPGLGSGYPLLFVSLMTFILIISSVTMVLAVHAGHNMDKKGVVKNLVWTIIGGLAFLSCQAWEWTHLHHEGAWWGQNPFPNADGTLSTTNFTNFFFTITGFHGFHVFSGVVINVIMLIMTLNDKFEKRGHYLMIEKAGLYWHFVDLVWVFVFTCFYLI; from the coding sequence ATGTCTACAACAACTGCAACTGCGCCAACGAAATACTGGAGTGGCGGTAAAAGTCCCTTCAATGTTGAGTATGGTAAATTAATGATGTGGTATTTTTTAATGAGTGATGCCTTTACATTCGGGGCATTTCTTATTGCTTATGGCACAACAAGATTTGCAACTACCGGCTGGCCCGATCCCAATGAAGTATTCCAGTCTTTCCCCGGACTGGGTTCGGGGTATCCGCTGCTCTTTGTGAGTTTGATGACCTTCATCCTCATCATTAGCTCGGTTACAATGGTACTTGCTGTACATGCAGGACATAACATGGATAAGAAAGGGGTGGTTAAAAACCTTGTCTGGACGATTATCGGTGGCCTGGCTTTCTTAAGTTGCCAGGCCTGGGAGTGGACACACTTACACCACGAAGGCGCATGGTGGGGTCAAAATCCTTTTCCAAATGCAGATGGCACGCTTTCTACTACCAACTTTACAAACTTCTTTTTTACAATAACCGGTTTCCATGGTTTCCACGTTTTCTCGGGTGTGGTAATCAACGTTATTATGCTAATAATGACGTTGAACGATAAATTTGAAAAGCGTGGCCATTACCTCATGATAGAAAAGGCCGGGCTATACTGGCACTTTGTAGACCTGGTTTGGGTATTTGTTTTCACCTGTTTTTACCTGATTTAA
- a CDS encoding cytochrome C oxidase subunit IV family protein, translated as MEHHSTAVLHEEHHVGGGTKEIWKVTIILSVLTIVELVLGFWMIGMPDGGLRWAIKGAIIILMMAKAFYIVGYFMHLRHEIRNLIMTIVVPLLLFVWFIIAFLYDGSSYNHMRRTYTPFYNDKSATKMEKKEGHSEGEHAEEPKEEHKPESLH; from the coding sequence ATGGAACATCATTCAACTGCGGTATTGCACGAAGAACATCATGTAGGCGGTGGAACGAAAGAGATATGGAAAGTAACCATCATCCTTTCTGTTCTTACTATTGTAGAGCTTGTTTTAGGTTTCTGGATGATTGGTATGCCCGACGGAGGGTTGCGTTGGGCAATTAAAGGTGCTATCATCATTCTTATGATGGCAAAAGCATTTTACATCGTTGGTTACTTTATGCACCTCAGGCATGAAATCAGGAACCTGATCATGACTATCGTAGTGCCTTTGTTACTGTTTGTGTGGTTTATCATAGCGTTCCTGTACGATGGAAGTTCATATAATCATATGAGACGTACATATACACCGTTCTACAACGATAAAAGTGCTACGAAAATGGAAAAGAAAGAAGGCCATAGCGAAGGTGAGCATGCGGAGGAGCCTAAAGAAGAACATAAACCTGAATCCTTACATTAA
- a CDS encoding SCO family protein, which yields MNKKALMALCVAILIPLISYLLVKNAGDSAVVMPRHYLPDSVVSSIEDGKKQTDTVWHRVADIRLQNQFGDTVNLYDIQNKVIVADFIFTTCGYVCPKLTTNMAKMQQSFIRGGDPMKKIDTSVVQFLSFTIDPERDSVPRLKAYADKYGVNPENWWLLTGSKDAIYNFIFEELKVDKFESDGPLDPDFAHTQRFVLLDKNFNVRGFYNGLDSSSLALLSRDVGLLMLEKATNPEPLPFDPLQMGVFFVLALIIVIVVIRLIFKKKTTNNV from the coding sequence ATGAACAAAAAAGCGTTAATGGCATTGTGTGTGGCAATACTGATTCCACTGATCAGCTATTTGCTTGTTAAGAATGCAGGTGATTCTGCTGTTGTAATGCCGAGGCATTATTTGCCCGATTCTGTTGTAAGCAGCATTGAAGATGGCAAAAAGCAAACCGACACAGTATGGCATAGAGTAGCAGACATAAGGTTGCAAAACCAGTTTGGTGATACGGTAAACTTATACGATATACAAAACAAGGTGATTGTTGCAGATTTCATTTTTACAACCTGCGGTTATGTGTGTCCAAAGCTCACGACCAATATGGCAAAAATGCAACAGTCGTTTATCAGGGGTGGAGACCCCATGAAGAAGATAGATACTTCGGTGGTGCAGTTTCTTTCGTTTACTATTGACCCGGAAAGAGATTCGGTGCCCCGCCTGAAAGCTTATGCCGACAAATACGGCGTCAACCCGGAAAACTGGTGGTTATTAACCGGTTCTAAAGATGCTATCTATAATTTCATATTTGAAGAGCTTAAGGTAGATAAGTTTGAATCTGACGGACCGCTTGATCCCGACTTTGCACACACACAACGGTTTGTATTACTCGACAAAAATTTTAATGTACGGGGTTTTTATAATGGACTGGATTCTTCCTCACTTGCATTATTGTCGAGAGATGTAGGCCTGCTGATGCTTGAAAAAGCCACTAACCCCGAACCATTACCATTCGACCCTTTACAAATGGGTGTGTTTTTCGTGCTGGCATTGATCATAGTAATAGTTGTTATCCGGTTAATATTTAAAAAGAAAACTACAAATAACGTTTAA
- a CDS encoding DUF420 domain-containing protein: MLEASIEKNDKKAKQLIWIFSTVVFVAVVLLSNVKLNVDPGFDIHIFAKVNAYINATIAFLLLAALLSVKNRKYRQHKNLMIAALILSIIFLVSYIAHHLLAGEAKFGDANHNGIVEEAEALAVGSTRYIYYIILATHIFLAAVILPFILFTAYRAMIAEFPAHKKLARYTWPLWFYVAVTGPVIYYFISPYYY, translated from the coding sequence ATGTTAGAGGCTTCTATAGAAAAAAACGATAAAAAGGCAAAGCAGCTGATCTGGATATTTTCAACAGTAGTGTTTGTTGCTGTAGTGCTGTTGAGCAATGTAAAATTAAATGTAGATCCAGGCTTTGATATACACATATTCGCAAAGGTCAATGCATATATTAATGCAACAATTGCATTTTTACTTCTCGCAGCATTGCTTTCAGTAAAAAACCGCAAGTACAGGCAGCATAAAAATCTTATGATTGCGGCATTAATCTTATCAATCATCTTCCTGGTATCATACATAGCACATCATCTGCTGGCCGGCGAAGCAAAATTTGGAGACGCAAATCATAATGGCATAGTCGAAGAAGCTGAGGCGCTTGCCGTTGGCAGTACGCGATATATTTATTACATCATACTAGCCACGCATATATTCCTCGCTGCAGTTATATTGCCCTTTATTTTATTTACCGCTTACAGGGCTATGATCGCTGAATTTCCTGCTCATAAAAAGTTGGCGCGCTATACATGGCCATTATGGTTTTATGTTGCAGTTACAGGCCCGGTTATATATTACTTTATAAGCCCGTATTACTATTAA